The following are from one region of the Salmo salar chromosome ssa27, Ssal_v3.1, whole genome shotgun sequence genome:
- the LOC106588394 gene encoding retinoic acid receptor RXR-beta-A isoform X7, with protein MRTRGLTTTSFHAKKLHCQKHSRSPDSSSVSSPPSGQRSPPLTPTAAAMTSLPPVTSAVNSPISSMGSPFSVISSSLGSPCLPGTPSVGYGPISSPQINMYTRSAEINSTVSMSGLHAVSSSDDVKPPFGLGGHSPGGPMLSQKRLCAICGDRSSGKHYGVHSCEGCKGFFKRTVRKDLSYTCRDNKDCLVDKRQRNRCQYCRYQKCLACGMKREVVQDERQRSVQEERQRNKERESEVESTSAVNEEMPVEKILEAEMAVEQKTELHADGSSGDSSVNPNDPVTNICQAADKQLFTLVEWAKRVPHFSELALDDQVILLRAGWNELLIASFSHRSISVKDGILLATGLHVHRNSAHSAGVGAIFDRVLTELVSKMRDMQMDKTELGCLRAIILFNPDAKGLSSPSEVELLREKVYASLESYCKQRYPDQQGRFAKLLLRLPALRSIGLKCLEHLFFFKLIGDTPIDTFLMEMLEAPHQLT; from the exons ATTCCCGCAGCCCAGACAGCTCCTCTGTGTCCTCCCCTCCCTCGGGCCAGCGCTCACCACCCCTGACCCCCACAGCTGCCGCCATGACTTCTCTGCCGCCCGTCACCTCGGCCGTCAACAGCCCCATCAGCAGCATGGGCTCGCCCTTCTCTGTCATCAGCTCCTCCCTGGGGTCGCCCTGTCTGCCCGGGACACCCTCGGTGGGCTACGGCCCCATCAGCAGCCCCCAG ATCAATATGTATACCAGGAGTGCAGAG aTCAACTCCACAGTTTCCATGTCGGGCCTGCACGCGGTCAGCAGCTCGGATGACGTGAAGCCTCCGTTCGGGCTGGGAGGCCACAGCCCAGGGGGCCCCATGCTCTCCCAAAAGCGCCTGTGTGCCATCTGTGGTGACCGCTCCTCCG GTAAGCACTACGGAGTGCACAGCTGCGAGGGCTGCAAGGGTTTCTTCAAGCGCACGGTACGCAAGGACCTGAGCTACACCTGCCGGGACAACAAGGACTGCCTGGTGGACAAACGCCAGCGCAACCGCTGCCAGTACTGTCGCTACCAGAAGTGCCTGGCCTGTGGCATGAAGAGGGAAG TGGTCCAAGATGAACGACAGAGAT CCGTGCAGGAAGAGCGCCAGAGGAACAAGGAGCGGGAGAGCGAGGTGGAGTCGACCAGTGCCGTCAACGAGGAGATGCCCGTGGAAAAGATCCTGGAGGCCGAGATGGCCGTGGAACAGAAGACCGAGCTGCATGCAGACGGGAGCTCCGGGGACAGCtcggtaaat CCCAACGACCCAGTCACCAACATCTGCCAGGCTGCAGACAAGCAGCTGTTTACCCTGGTGGAGTGGGCCAAGAGGGTCCCCCACTTCTCTGAGCTGGCCCTGGACGACCAGGTCATCCTGCTACGTGCCG gttgGAACGAGCTGCTGATCGCTTCCTTCTCTCACCGCTCCATCAGTGTGAAGGACGGCATCCTATTGGCCACCGGCCTACACGTGCACAGGAACAGCGCCCACAGTGCCGGTGTGGGAGCCATCTtcgacag AGTTCTCACTGAGCTGGTCAGTAAGATGAGAGACATGCAGATGGACAAGACCGAGCTCGGCTGCCTCCGAGCCATCATCCTCTTCAACCCAG ATGCTAAGGGCCTGTCCAGCCCAAGTGAAGTGGAATTGCTGAGGGAGAAAGTGTACGCATCGCTGGAGTCCTATTGTAAACAGAGATACCCGGACCAGCAGGGCAG GTTCGCTAAGCTCCTCCTCCGGCTGCCAGCGCTGCGCTCCATTGGCCTGAAGTGCCTGGAGCACCTGTTCTTCTTCAAGCTGATTGGCGACACCCCTATCGACACATTTCTCATGGAGATGCTAGAGGCGCCCCACCAGCTGACCTAA
- the LOC106588394 gene encoding retinoic acid receptor RXR-beta-A isoform X8, which produces MGDSRDSRSPDSSSVSSPPSGQRSPPLTPTAAAMTSLPPVTSAVNSPISSMGSPFSVISSSLGSPCLPGTPSVGYGPISSPQINMYTRSAEINSTVSMSGLHAVSSSDDVKPPFGLGGHSPGGPMLSQKRLCAICGDRSSGKHYGVHSCEGCKGFFKRTVRKDLSYTCRDNKDCLVDKRQRNRCQYCRYQKCLACGMKREVVQDERQRSVQEERQRNKERESEVESTSAVNEEMPVEKILEAEMAVEQKTELHADGSSGDSSVNPNDPVTNICQAADKQLFTLVEWAKRVPHFSELALDDQVILLRAGWNELLIASFSHRSISVKDGILLATGLHVHRNSAHSAGVGAIFDRESAHNAEVGAIFDRVLTELVSKMRDMQMDKTELGCLRAIILFNPDAKGLSSPSEVELLREKVYASLESYCKQRYPDQQGRFAKLLLRLPALRSIGLKCLEHLFFFKLIGDTPIDTFLMEMLEAPHQLT; this is translated from the exons ATTCCCGCAGCCCAGACAGCTCCTCTGTGTCCTCCCCTCCCTCGGGCCAGCGCTCACCACCCCTGACCCCCACAGCTGCCGCCATGACTTCTCTGCCGCCCGTCACCTCGGCCGTCAACAGCCCCATCAGCAGCATGGGCTCGCCCTTCTCTGTCATCAGCTCCTCCCTGGGGTCGCCCTGTCTGCCCGGGACACCCTCGGTGGGCTACGGCCCCATCAGCAGCCCCCAG ATCAATATGTATACCAGGAGTGCAGAG aTCAACTCCACAGTTTCCATGTCGGGCCTGCACGCGGTCAGCAGCTCGGATGACGTGAAGCCTCCGTTCGGGCTGGGAGGCCACAGCCCAGGGGGCCCCATGCTCTCCCAAAAGCGCCTGTGTGCCATCTGTGGTGACCGCTCCTCCG GTAAGCACTACGGAGTGCACAGCTGCGAGGGCTGCAAGGGTTTCTTCAAGCGCACGGTACGCAAGGACCTGAGCTACACCTGCCGGGACAACAAGGACTGCCTGGTGGACAAACGCCAGCGCAACCGCTGCCAGTACTGTCGCTACCAGAAGTGCCTGGCCTGTGGCATGAAGAGGGAAG TGGTCCAAGATGAACGACAGAGAT CCGTGCAGGAAGAGCGCCAGAGGAACAAGGAGCGGGAGAGCGAGGTGGAGTCGACCAGTGCCGTCAACGAGGAGATGCCCGTGGAAAAGATCCTGGAGGCCGAGATGGCCGTGGAACAGAAGACCGAGCTGCATGCAGACGGGAGCTCCGGGGACAGCtcggtaaat CCCAACGACCCAGTCACCAACATCTGCCAGGCTGCAGACAAGCAGCTGTTTACCCTGGTGGAGTGGGCCAAGAGGGTCCCCCACTTCTCTGAGCTGGCCCTGGACGACCAGGTCATCCTGCTACGTGCCG gttgGAACGAGCTGCTGATCGCTTCCTTCTCTCACCGCTCCATCAGTGTGAAGGACGGCATCCTATTGGCCACCGGCCTACACGTGCACAGGAACAGCGCCCACAGTGCCGGTGTGGGAGCCATCTtcgacag GGAGAGTGCGCACAATGCAGAGGTTGGAGCCATATTTGACAG AGTTCTCACTGAGCTGGTCAGTAAGATGAGAGACATGCAGATGGACAAGACCGAGCTCGGCTGCCTCCGAGCCATCATCCTCTTCAACCCAG ATGCTAAGGGCCTGTCCAGCCCAAGTGAAGTGGAATTGCTGAGGGAGAAAGTGTACGCATCGCTGGAGTCCTATTGTAAACAGAGATACCCGGACCAGCAGGGCAG GTTCGCTAAGCTCCTCCTCCGGCTGCCAGCGCTGCGCTCCATTGGCCTGAAGTGCCTGGAGCACCTGTTCTTCTTCAAGCTGATTGGCGACACCCCTATCGACACATTTCTCATGGAGATGCTAGAGGCGCCCCACCAGCTGACCTAA
- the LOC106588394 gene encoding retinoic acid receptor RXR-beta-A isoform X15: MGDSRDSRSPDSSSVSSPPSGQRSPPLTPTAAAMTSLPPVTSAVNSPISSMGSPFSVISSSLGSPCLPGTPSVGYGPISSPQINSTVSMSGLHAVSSSDDVKPPFGLGGHSPGGPMLSQKRLCAICGDRSSGKHYGVHSCEGCKGFFKRTVRKDLSYTCRDNKDCLVDKRQRNRCQYCRYQKCLACGMKREVVQDERQRSVQEERQRNKERESEVESTSAVNEEMPVEKILEAEMAVEQKTELHADGSSGDSSPNDPVTNICQAADKQLFTLVEWAKRVPHFSELALDDQVILLRAGWNELLIASFSHRSISVKDGILLATGLHVHRNSAHSAGVGAIFDRESAHNAEVGAIFDRVLTELVSKMRDMQMDKTELGCLRAIILFNPDAKGLSSPSEVELLREKVYASLESYCKQRYPDQQGRFAKLLLRLPALRSIGLKCLEHLFFFKLIGDTPIDTFLMEMLEAPHQLT, translated from the exons ATTCCCGCAGCCCAGACAGCTCCTCTGTGTCCTCCCCTCCCTCGGGCCAGCGCTCACCACCCCTGACCCCCACAGCTGCCGCCATGACTTCTCTGCCGCCCGTCACCTCGGCCGTCAACAGCCCCATCAGCAGCATGGGCTCGCCCTTCTCTGTCATCAGCTCCTCCCTGGGGTCGCCCTGTCTGCCCGGGACACCCTCGGTGGGCTACGGCCCCATCAGCAGCCCCCAG aTCAACTCCACAGTTTCCATGTCGGGCCTGCACGCGGTCAGCAGCTCGGATGACGTGAAGCCTCCGTTCGGGCTGGGAGGCCACAGCCCAGGGGGCCCCATGCTCTCCCAAAAGCGCCTGTGTGCCATCTGTGGTGACCGCTCCTCCG GTAAGCACTACGGAGTGCACAGCTGCGAGGGCTGCAAGGGTTTCTTCAAGCGCACGGTACGCAAGGACCTGAGCTACACCTGCCGGGACAACAAGGACTGCCTGGTGGACAAACGCCAGCGCAACCGCTGCCAGTACTGTCGCTACCAGAAGTGCCTGGCCTGTGGCATGAAGAGGGAAG TGGTCCAAGATGAACGACAGAGAT CCGTGCAGGAAGAGCGCCAGAGGAACAAGGAGCGGGAGAGCGAGGTGGAGTCGACCAGTGCCGTCAACGAGGAGATGCCCGTGGAAAAGATCCTGGAGGCCGAGATGGCCGTGGAACAGAAGACCGAGCTGCATGCAGACGGGAGCTCCGGGGACAGCtcg CCCAACGACCCAGTCACCAACATCTGCCAGGCTGCAGACAAGCAGCTGTTTACCCTGGTGGAGTGGGCCAAGAGGGTCCCCCACTTCTCTGAGCTGGCCCTGGACGACCAGGTCATCCTGCTACGTGCCG gttgGAACGAGCTGCTGATCGCTTCCTTCTCTCACCGCTCCATCAGTGTGAAGGACGGCATCCTATTGGCCACCGGCCTACACGTGCACAGGAACAGCGCCCACAGTGCCGGTGTGGGAGCCATCTtcgacag GGAGAGTGCGCACAATGCAGAGGTTGGAGCCATATTTGACAG AGTTCTCACTGAGCTGGTCAGTAAGATGAGAGACATGCAGATGGACAAGACCGAGCTCGGCTGCCTCCGAGCCATCATCCTCTTCAACCCAG ATGCTAAGGGCCTGTCCAGCCCAAGTGAAGTGGAATTGCTGAGGGAGAAAGTGTACGCATCGCTGGAGTCCTATTGTAAACAGAGATACCCGGACCAGCAGGGCAG GTTCGCTAAGCTCCTCCTCCGGCTGCCAGCGCTGCGCTCCATTGGCCTGAAGTGCCTGGAGCACCTGTTCTTCTTCAAGCTGATTGGCGACACCCCTATCGACACATTTCTCATGGAGATGCTAGAGGCGCCCCACCAGCTGACCTAA
- the LOC106588394 gene encoding retinoic acid receptor RXR-beta-A isoform X16 yields MRTRGLTTTSFHAKKLHCQKHSRSPDSSSVSSPPSGQRSPPLTPTAAAMTSLPPVTSAVNSPISSMGSPFSVISSSLGSPCLPGTPSVGYGPISSPQINSTVSMSGLHAVSSSDDVKPPFGLGGHSPGGPMLSQKRLCAICGDRSSGKHYGVHSCEGCKGFFKRTVRKDLSYTCRDNKDCLVDKRQRNRCQYCRYQKCLACGMKREAVQEERQRNKERESEVESTSAVNEEMPVEKILEAEMAVEQKTELHADGSSGDSSVNPNDPVTNICQAADKQLFTLVEWAKRVPHFSELALDDQVILLRAGWNELLIASFSHRSISVKDGILLATGLHVHRNSAHSAGVGAIFDRVLTELVSKMRDMQMDKTELGCLRAIILFNPDAKGLSSPSEVELLREKVYASLESYCKQRYPDQQGRFAKLLLRLPALRSIGLKCLEHLFFFKLIGDTPIDTFLMEMLEAPHQLT; encoded by the exons ATTCCCGCAGCCCAGACAGCTCCTCTGTGTCCTCCCCTCCCTCGGGCCAGCGCTCACCACCCCTGACCCCCACAGCTGCCGCCATGACTTCTCTGCCGCCCGTCACCTCGGCCGTCAACAGCCCCATCAGCAGCATGGGCTCGCCCTTCTCTGTCATCAGCTCCTCCCTGGGGTCGCCCTGTCTGCCCGGGACACCCTCGGTGGGCTACGGCCCCATCAGCAGCCCCCAG aTCAACTCCACAGTTTCCATGTCGGGCCTGCACGCGGTCAGCAGCTCGGATGACGTGAAGCCTCCGTTCGGGCTGGGAGGCCACAGCCCAGGGGGCCCCATGCTCTCCCAAAAGCGCCTGTGTGCCATCTGTGGTGACCGCTCCTCCG GTAAGCACTACGGAGTGCACAGCTGCGAGGGCTGCAAGGGTTTCTTCAAGCGCACGGTACGCAAGGACCTGAGCTACACCTGCCGGGACAACAAGGACTGCCTGGTGGACAAACGCCAGCGCAACCGCTGCCAGTACTGTCGCTACCAGAAGTGCCTGGCCTGTGGCATGAAGAGGGAAG CCGTGCAGGAAGAGCGCCAGAGGAACAAGGAGCGGGAGAGCGAGGTGGAGTCGACCAGTGCCGTCAACGAGGAGATGCCCGTGGAAAAGATCCTGGAGGCCGAGATGGCCGTGGAACAGAAGACCGAGCTGCATGCAGACGGGAGCTCCGGGGACAGCtcggtaaat CCCAACGACCCAGTCACCAACATCTGCCAGGCTGCAGACAAGCAGCTGTTTACCCTGGTGGAGTGGGCCAAGAGGGTCCCCCACTTCTCTGAGCTGGCCCTGGACGACCAGGTCATCCTGCTACGTGCCG gttgGAACGAGCTGCTGATCGCTTCCTTCTCTCACCGCTCCATCAGTGTGAAGGACGGCATCCTATTGGCCACCGGCCTACACGTGCACAGGAACAGCGCCCACAGTGCCGGTGTGGGAGCCATCTtcgacag AGTTCTCACTGAGCTGGTCAGTAAGATGAGAGACATGCAGATGGACAAGACCGAGCTCGGCTGCCTCCGAGCCATCATCCTCTTCAACCCAG ATGCTAAGGGCCTGTCCAGCCCAAGTGAAGTGGAATTGCTGAGGGAGAAAGTGTACGCATCGCTGGAGTCCTATTGTAAACAGAGATACCCGGACCAGCAGGGCAG GTTCGCTAAGCTCCTCCTCCGGCTGCCAGCGCTGCGCTCCATTGGCCTGAAGTGCCTGGAGCACCTGTTCTTCTTCAAGCTGATTGGCGACACCCCTATCGACACATTTCTCATGGAGATGCTAGAGGCGCCCCACCAGCTGACCTAA
- the LOC106588394 gene encoding retinoic acid receptor RXR-beta-A isoform X6 codes for MRTRGLTTTSFHAKKLHCQKHSRSPDSSSVSSPPSGQRSPPLTPTAAAMTSLPPVTSAVNSPISSMGSPFSVISSSLGSPCLPGTPSVGYGPISSPQINSTVSMSGLHAVSSSDDVKPPFGLGGHSPGGPMLSQKRLCAICGDRSSGKHYGVHSCEGCKGFFKRTVRKDLSYTCRDNKDCLVDKRQRNRCQYCRYQKCLACGMKREVVQDERQRSVQEERQRNKERESEVESTSAVNEEMPVEKILEAEMAVEQKTELHADGSSGDSSPNDPVTNICQAADKQLFTLVEWAKRVPHFSELALDDQVILLRAGWNELLIASFSHRSISVKDGILLATGLHVHRNSAHSAGVGAIFDRESAHNAEVGAIFDRVLTELVSKMRDMQMDKTELGCLRAIILFNPDAKGLSSPSEVELLREKVYASLESYCKQRYPDQQGRFAKLLLRLPALRSIGLKCLEHLFFFKLIGDTPIDTFLMEMLEAPHQLT; via the exons ATTCCCGCAGCCCAGACAGCTCCTCTGTGTCCTCCCCTCCCTCGGGCCAGCGCTCACCACCCCTGACCCCCACAGCTGCCGCCATGACTTCTCTGCCGCCCGTCACCTCGGCCGTCAACAGCCCCATCAGCAGCATGGGCTCGCCCTTCTCTGTCATCAGCTCCTCCCTGGGGTCGCCCTGTCTGCCCGGGACACCCTCGGTGGGCTACGGCCCCATCAGCAGCCCCCAG aTCAACTCCACAGTTTCCATGTCGGGCCTGCACGCGGTCAGCAGCTCGGATGACGTGAAGCCTCCGTTCGGGCTGGGAGGCCACAGCCCAGGGGGCCCCATGCTCTCCCAAAAGCGCCTGTGTGCCATCTGTGGTGACCGCTCCTCCG GTAAGCACTACGGAGTGCACAGCTGCGAGGGCTGCAAGGGTTTCTTCAAGCGCACGGTACGCAAGGACCTGAGCTACACCTGCCGGGACAACAAGGACTGCCTGGTGGACAAACGCCAGCGCAACCGCTGCCAGTACTGTCGCTACCAGAAGTGCCTGGCCTGTGGCATGAAGAGGGAAG TGGTCCAAGATGAACGACAGAGAT CCGTGCAGGAAGAGCGCCAGAGGAACAAGGAGCGGGAGAGCGAGGTGGAGTCGACCAGTGCCGTCAACGAGGAGATGCCCGTGGAAAAGATCCTGGAGGCCGAGATGGCCGTGGAACAGAAGACCGAGCTGCATGCAGACGGGAGCTCCGGGGACAGCtcg CCCAACGACCCAGTCACCAACATCTGCCAGGCTGCAGACAAGCAGCTGTTTACCCTGGTGGAGTGGGCCAAGAGGGTCCCCCACTTCTCTGAGCTGGCCCTGGACGACCAGGTCATCCTGCTACGTGCCG gttgGAACGAGCTGCTGATCGCTTCCTTCTCTCACCGCTCCATCAGTGTGAAGGACGGCATCCTATTGGCCACCGGCCTACACGTGCACAGGAACAGCGCCCACAGTGCCGGTGTGGGAGCCATCTtcgacag GGAGAGTGCGCACAATGCAGAGGTTGGAGCCATATTTGACAG AGTTCTCACTGAGCTGGTCAGTAAGATGAGAGACATGCAGATGGACAAGACCGAGCTCGGCTGCCTCCGAGCCATCATCCTCTTCAACCCAG ATGCTAAGGGCCTGTCCAGCCCAAGTGAAGTGGAATTGCTGAGGGAGAAAGTGTACGCATCGCTGGAGTCCTATTGTAAACAGAGATACCCGGACCAGCAGGGCAG GTTCGCTAAGCTCCTCCTCCGGCTGCCAGCGCTGCGCTCCATTGGCCTGAAGTGCCTGGAGCACCTGTTCTTCTTCAAGCTGATTGGCGACACCCCTATCGACACATTTCTCATGGAGATGCTAGAGGCGCCCCACCAGCTGACCTAA
- the LOC106588394 gene encoding retinoic acid receptor RXR-beta-A isoform X12, translating to MRTRGLTTTSFHAKKLHCQKHSRSPDSSSVSSPPSGQRSPPLTPTAAAMTSLPPVTSAVNSPISSMGSPFSVISSSLGSPCLPGTPSVGYGPISSPQINMYTRSAEINSTVSMSGLHAVSSSDDVKPPFGLGGHSPGGPMLSQKRLCAICGDRSSGKHYGVHSCEGCKGFFKRTVRKDLSYTCRDNKDCLVDKRQRNRCQYCRYQKCLACGMKREAVQEERQRNKERESEVESTSAVNEEMPVEKILEAEMAVEQKTELHADGSSGDSSVNPNDPVTNICQAADKQLFTLVEWAKRVPHFSELALDDQVILLRAGWNELLIASFSHRSISVKDGILLATGLHVHRNSAHSAGVGAIFDRVLTELVSKMRDMQMDKTELGCLRAIILFNPDAKGLSSPSEVELLREKVYASLESYCKQRYPDQQGRFAKLLLRLPALRSIGLKCLEHLFFFKLIGDTPIDTFLMEMLEAPHQLT from the exons ATTCCCGCAGCCCAGACAGCTCCTCTGTGTCCTCCCCTCCCTCGGGCCAGCGCTCACCACCCCTGACCCCCACAGCTGCCGCCATGACTTCTCTGCCGCCCGTCACCTCGGCCGTCAACAGCCCCATCAGCAGCATGGGCTCGCCCTTCTCTGTCATCAGCTCCTCCCTGGGGTCGCCCTGTCTGCCCGGGACACCCTCGGTGGGCTACGGCCCCATCAGCAGCCCCCAG ATCAATATGTATACCAGGAGTGCAGAG aTCAACTCCACAGTTTCCATGTCGGGCCTGCACGCGGTCAGCAGCTCGGATGACGTGAAGCCTCCGTTCGGGCTGGGAGGCCACAGCCCAGGGGGCCCCATGCTCTCCCAAAAGCGCCTGTGTGCCATCTGTGGTGACCGCTCCTCCG GTAAGCACTACGGAGTGCACAGCTGCGAGGGCTGCAAGGGTTTCTTCAAGCGCACGGTACGCAAGGACCTGAGCTACACCTGCCGGGACAACAAGGACTGCCTGGTGGACAAACGCCAGCGCAACCGCTGCCAGTACTGTCGCTACCAGAAGTGCCTGGCCTGTGGCATGAAGAGGGAAG CCGTGCAGGAAGAGCGCCAGAGGAACAAGGAGCGGGAGAGCGAGGTGGAGTCGACCAGTGCCGTCAACGAGGAGATGCCCGTGGAAAAGATCCTGGAGGCCGAGATGGCCGTGGAACAGAAGACCGAGCTGCATGCAGACGGGAGCTCCGGGGACAGCtcggtaaat CCCAACGACCCAGTCACCAACATCTGCCAGGCTGCAGACAAGCAGCTGTTTACCCTGGTGGAGTGGGCCAAGAGGGTCCCCCACTTCTCTGAGCTGGCCCTGGACGACCAGGTCATCCTGCTACGTGCCG gttgGAACGAGCTGCTGATCGCTTCCTTCTCTCACCGCTCCATCAGTGTGAAGGACGGCATCCTATTGGCCACCGGCCTACACGTGCACAGGAACAGCGCCCACAGTGCCGGTGTGGGAGCCATCTtcgacag AGTTCTCACTGAGCTGGTCAGTAAGATGAGAGACATGCAGATGGACAAGACCGAGCTCGGCTGCCTCCGAGCCATCATCCTCTTCAACCCAG ATGCTAAGGGCCTGTCCAGCCCAAGTGAAGTGGAATTGCTGAGGGAGAAAGTGTACGCATCGCTGGAGTCCTATTGTAAACAGAGATACCCGGACCAGCAGGGCAG GTTCGCTAAGCTCCTCCTCCGGCTGCCAGCGCTGCGCTCCATTGGCCTGAAGTGCCTGGAGCACCTGTTCTTCTTCAAGCTGATTGGCGACACCCCTATCGACACATTTCTCATGGAGATGCTAGAGGCGCCCCACCAGCTGACCTAA
- the LOC106588394 gene encoding retinoic acid receptor RXR-beta-A isoform X3 — protein sequence MRTRGLTTTSFHAKKLHCQKHSRSPDSSSVSSPPSGQRSPPLTPTAAAMTSLPPVTSAVNSPISSMGSPFSVISSSLGSPCLPGTPSVGYGPISSPQINMYTRSAEINSTVSMSGLHAVSSSDDVKPPFGLGGHSPGGPMLSQKRLCAICGDRSSGKHYGVHSCEGCKGFFKRTVRKDLSYTCRDNKDCLVDKRQRNRCQYCRYQKCLACGMKREAVQEERQRNKERESEVESTSAVNEEMPVEKILEAEMAVEQKTELHADGSSGDSSVNPNDPVTNICQAADKQLFTLVEWAKRVPHFSELALDDQVILLRAGWNELLIASFSHRSISVKDGILLATGLHVHRNSAHSAGVGAIFDRESAHNAEVGAIFDRVLTELVSKMRDMQMDKTELGCLRAIILFNPDAKGLSSPSEVELLREKVYASLESYCKQRYPDQQGRFAKLLLRLPALRSIGLKCLEHLFFFKLIGDTPIDTFLMEMLEAPHQLT from the exons ATTCCCGCAGCCCAGACAGCTCCTCTGTGTCCTCCCCTCCCTCGGGCCAGCGCTCACCACCCCTGACCCCCACAGCTGCCGCCATGACTTCTCTGCCGCCCGTCACCTCGGCCGTCAACAGCCCCATCAGCAGCATGGGCTCGCCCTTCTCTGTCATCAGCTCCTCCCTGGGGTCGCCCTGTCTGCCCGGGACACCCTCGGTGGGCTACGGCCCCATCAGCAGCCCCCAG ATCAATATGTATACCAGGAGTGCAGAG aTCAACTCCACAGTTTCCATGTCGGGCCTGCACGCGGTCAGCAGCTCGGATGACGTGAAGCCTCCGTTCGGGCTGGGAGGCCACAGCCCAGGGGGCCCCATGCTCTCCCAAAAGCGCCTGTGTGCCATCTGTGGTGACCGCTCCTCCG GTAAGCACTACGGAGTGCACAGCTGCGAGGGCTGCAAGGGTTTCTTCAAGCGCACGGTACGCAAGGACCTGAGCTACACCTGCCGGGACAACAAGGACTGCCTGGTGGACAAACGCCAGCGCAACCGCTGCCAGTACTGTCGCTACCAGAAGTGCCTGGCCTGTGGCATGAAGAGGGAAG CCGTGCAGGAAGAGCGCCAGAGGAACAAGGAGCGGGAGAGCGAGGTGGAGTCGACCAGTGCCGTCAACGAGGAGATGCCCGTGGAAAAGATCCTGGAGGCCGAGATGGCCGTGGAACAGAAGACCGAGCTGCATGCAGACGGGAGCTCCGGGGACAGCtcggtaaat CCCAACGACCCAGTCACCAACATCTGCCAGGCTGCAGACAAGCAGCTGTTTACCCTGGTGGAGTGGGCCAAGAGGGTCCCCCACTTCTCTGAGCTGGCCCTGGACGACCAGGTCATCCTGCTACGTGCCG gttgGAACGAGCTGCTGATCGCTTCCTTCTCTCACCGCTCCATCAGTGTGAAGGACGGCATCCTATTGGCCACCGGCCTACACGTGCACAGGAACAGCGCCCACAGTGCCGGTGTGGGAGCCATCTtcgacag GGAGAGTGCGCACAATGCAGAGGTTGGAGCCATATTTGACAG AGTTCTCACTGAGCTGGTCAGTAAGATGAGAGACATGCAGATGGACAAGACCGAGCTCGGCTGCCTCCGAGCCATCATCCTCTTCAACCCAG ATGCTAAGGGCCTGTCCAGCCCAAGTGAAGTGGAATTGCTGAGGGAGAAAGTGTACGCATCGCTGGAGTCCTATTGTAAACAGAGATACCCGGACCAGCAGGGCAG GTTCGCTAAGCTCCTCCTCCGGCTGCCAGCGCTGCGCTCCATTGGCCTGAAGTGCCTGGAGCACCTGTTCTTCTTCAAGCTGATTGGCGACACCCCTATCGACACATTTCTCATGGAGATGCTAGAGGCGCCCCACCAGCTGACCTAA